In Xyrauchen texanus isolate HMW12.3.18 chromosome 13, RBS_HiC_50CHRs, whole genome shotgun sequence, a single genomic region encodes these proteins:
- the blcap gene encoding bladder cancer-associated protein, with product MYCLQWLLPVLLIPKPLNPALWFNHSMFMGFYLLSFLLERKPCTICALVFLAALFLICYSCWGNCFLYHCHDSPLPDSAHDPNIVGT from the coding sequence ATGTACTGCCTCCAGTGGTTACTCCCTGTTCTCTTGATCCCTAAACCATTGAATCCGGCCCTGTGGTTCAACCACTCCATGTTCATGGGCTTCTACCTGCTCAGCTTCCTGTTGGAGAGGAAGCCCTGTACCATTTGTGCCTTAGTTTTCCTGGCTGCTCTGTTTCTCATCTGCTACAGCTGCTGGGGAAACTGCTTTCTTTATCACTGCCATGATTCTCCACTGCCAGACTCCGCACATGACCCCAACATCGTAGGCACCTAG